Proteins from one Halogeometricum sp. S1BR25-6 genomic window:
- a CDS encoding DUF1616 domain-containing protein gives MRNSAERTSGAVGLTVEAVLVVVALAVFGAAALTLPPGPTRIAVVLLGLLWLPGYAITTLVFPKRVVERPARSRRLGRTDTGSRRGTLTGAQRAGLSLGLSVAVLPVFGVVIVASPLALSVPVVLAAVVGFTVLVFALGLVRRVRKREESRYVLPLAAFRRTIGAGFQGSALDTGLNVLLVLVLVVASAGFLGAVALPQDQTSYTRVSLLTENEQGNLVANGYQTDLTVGESAEYVLEVANHENGPETYTVVVEQQEVGEGGNVVRSAEIDRYQRNIGENVTWRLRHELRPTFAGENLRYTYLVYRGEAPDDPSVDSAYRHLTLDINVSGS, from the coding sequence GTGCGGAACTCGGCTGAACGCACGTCCGGCGCGGTCGGACTGACCGTCGAAGCGGTCCTCGTCGTCGTCGCCCTCGCAGTGTTCGGGGCGGCGGCGCTGACGCTCCCGCCGGGTCCGACCCGTATCGCCGTCGTCCTTCTCGGACTGCTGTGGCTTCCGGGCTACGCTATCACGACGCTGGTGTTCCCGAAGCGCGTCGTCGAGCGACCGGCGCGAAGCCGTCGGTTGGGACGAACCGACACCGGGTCGCGCCGCGGGACGCTGACGGGCGCGCAGCGCGCCGGACTCTCGCTCGGCCTCAGCGTCGCCGTGCTCCCGGTGTTCGGCGTCGTCATCGTGGCCAGTCCGCTCGCGCTCTCGGTCCCGGTGGTGCTCGCGGCGGTGGTCGGGTTCACCGTGCTCGTGTTCGCCCTCGGCCTCGTACGTCGGGTGCGGAAACGCGAAGAGAGCCGGTACGTGCTTCCGCTGGCCGCGTTCCGCCGGACCATCGGCGCCGGGTTCCAGGGGTCGGCCCTCGACACCGGACTGAACGTGCTGCTGGTTCTCGTTCTCGTCGTCGCCAGCGCCGGGTTCCTCGGGGCGGTGGCGCTCCCGCAGGACCAGACGAGTTACACGCGGGTGTCGCTGCTCACCGAGAACGAGCAGGGGAACCTGGTCGCCAACGGCTACCAGACGGACCTCACGGTGGGCGAGTCAGCCGAGTACGTACTGGAGGTCGCGAACCACGAGAACGGACCGGAGACGTACACCGTCGTCGTCGAACAGCAGGAAGTGGGTGAGGGCGGCAACGTCGTCAGGTCCGCCGAGATAGACCGGTACCAGCGCAACATCGGCGAGAACGTAACGTGGCGGTTACGGCACGAACTCCGTCCGACCTTCGCCGGTGAGAACCTCCGGTACACCTACCTCGTCTACCGCGGCGAGGCGCCGGACGACCCGAGCGTCGACTCGGCGTACCGCCACCTGACGCTGGACATCAACGTCAGCGGGTCGTAG
- a CDS encoding DUF354 domain-containing protein → MKALVTIQHPAHVHFFKHSIRELEARGHEVRVVAREYDVAIELLEEYGIDHEVLAGRVDTTFDMVKVQLQYEARILDIARKWKPDVITAIGGIAAAHVSAIVGARSVVWTDSPVGSNRITVPFADFVCTPRKFRDDFGEKHVRYDGFHELAYLRPGYFEPDYEALREHGVDPDEPYFLLRFGTMKAHHDIGQKGMSLAVKERLVELLSEHGEVYIMSVAKKLPDSLSQYALQIPVHLSHSLLDAADMFVTDTHTMATESAILGTPVIRTNSFAGEGDMSNFVEFQERYGLMYSTPDGEEAVEKARSWLERPESERDIEQRRRRLLAETIDVARFVTDAVEIAGSPDATPADVRRVRDADPVRRPTERNPA, encoded by the coding sequence ATGAAGGCACTCGTCACGATCCAACACCCCGCACACGTTCACTTCTTCAAACACTCGATTCGGGAACTCGAAGCCCGCGGTCACGAGGTTCGCGTCGTCGCGCGCGAGTACGACGTCGCCATCGAACTTCTCGAGGAGTACGGCATCGACCACGAGGTGCTCGCCGGGCGCGTCGATACGACGTTCGATATGGTCAAAGTCCAACTCCAGTACGAGGCTCGTATCCTCGATATCGCCCGGAAGTGGAAGCCGGACGTCATAACGGCTATCGGCGGCATCGCGGCGGCGCACGTCTCCGCTATCGTCGGCGCCCGCAGCGTCGTCTGGACCGACAGTCCCGTCGGGTCGAACCGCATCACCGTCCCGTTCGCCGACTTCGTCTGCACGCCCCGGAAGTTCCGCGACGACTTCGGAGAGAAGCACGTCCGCTACGACGGATTCCACGAACTCGCCTACCTCCGTCCGGGGTACTTCGAACCGGACTACGAGGCCCTGCGCGAACACGGGGTCGACCCCGACGAACCGTACTTCCTGCTCCGGTTCGGGACGATGAAAGCCCACCACGACATCGGCCAGAAGGGCATGTCGCTCGCGGTGAAAGAGCGACTCGTCGAACTGCTGTCCGAGCACGGGGAGGTGTACATCATGAGCGTCGCCAAGAAGCTTCCCGACTCGCTGTCGCAGTACGCCTTACAGATACCGGTCCATCTCTCCCACTCGCTGCTCGACGCCGCGGACATGTTCGTCACTGACACGCACACGATGGCCACCGAGTCCGCCATCCTCGGGACGCCCGTCATCCGGACGAACTCGTTCGCCGGCGAGGGCGACATGAGTAACTTCGTCGAGTTCCAGGAACGATACGGACTAATGTACTCCACGCCGGACGGCGAGGAGGCGGTCGAAAAGGCCCGGTCGTGGCTCGAACGACCGGAGAGCGAGCGCGATATCGAACAGCGACGACGACGGCTGCTGGCGGAGACGATAGACGTCGCGCGGTTCGTCACGGACGCCGTCGAAATCGCCGGAAGCCCCGACGCGACGCCCGCCGACGTTCGGCGCGTCCGCGACGCCGACCCGGTCCGTCGACCGACCGAACGGAACCCGGCGTGA
- a CDS encoding glycosyltransferase, which produces MRVLNLVVNESAPFFQQQEAILERRGIECETIEVPGRHDTEHTRSAADYLRLHAPVLKHSRKFDIVHANYGLTAPAALLQPTRPVVLSLWGSDLLGWTGPLSKACARRSDAVIVMSDEMAEAYGGDCEVIPHGIDMRLFEPRSMREAREEVGWTHDARHVLFPYSPDRELKDHPRAERVVDRANDAFDEPVELHAVHGVAHDAIPTYMNAADALLMTSKREGSPNTVKEALACNLPVVSTDVGDVCDLLSGVDPSFACETDEELVDALVETLRRGERSNGRETVEHLRLETMGERIEDVYRSALASR; this is translated from the coding sequence ATGCGGGTTCTCAATCTCGTGGTCAACGAGTCTGCACCTTTCTTCCAACAGCAAGAGGCCATCCTCGAGCGGCGCGGTATCGAGTGCGAGACGATCGAAGTGCCGGGTCGTCACGACACCGAGCACACCCGTAGCGCGGCCGACTACCTCCGGCTTCACGCGCCGGTTCTGAAGCACTCGCGGAAGTTCGACATCGTCCACGCGAACTACGGACTCACCGCCCCCGCGGCGCTGTTACAACCGACTCGACCCGTCGTGCTATCGCTGTGGGGGAGCGACCTCCTCGGCTGGACGGGGCCGCTGAGCAAGGCCTGCGCCCGCCGCTCCGACGCCGTCATCGTGATGAGCGACGAGATGGCCGAGGCGTACGGCGGTGACTGCGAGGTCATCCCCCACGGCATCGATATGCGGCTGTTCGAACCCCGGTCGATGCGCGAGGCGCGCGAGGAGGTGGGGTGGACCCACGACGCCCGGCACGTGCTCTTCCCGTACTCGCCCGACCGCGAACTGAAAGACCACCCGCGTGCGGAGCGGGTGGTCGACCGCGCGAACGACGCCTTCGACGAACCGGTCGAACTCCACGCGGTCCACGGCGTCGCACACGACGCGATTCCGACGTACATGAACGCCGCCGACGCGCTGTTGATGACCTCGAAGCGGGAAGGGTCGCCGAACACGGTCAAAGAGGCGCTCGCGTGCAACCTCCCGGTCGTCTCCACCGACGTGGGCGACGTGTGCGACCTCCTCTCGGGGGTCGACCCGTCGTTCGCCTGCGAGACCGACGAGGAACTCGTCGACGCCCTCGTCGAAACGCTCCGGCGCGGCGAGCGCTCCAACGGGCGCGAAACGGTTGAGCACCTGCGCTTGGAGACGATGGGCGAGCGAATCGAAGACGTGTACAGGAGCGCCTTGGCGTCGCGGTGA
- a CDS encoding NAD-dependent epimerase/dehydratase family protein has protein sequence MNTADIEDKTVVITGGAGFIGSHIADALVSENDVRVLDDCSTGYQENVPEGAELVSGDVRDEDVVSAAIEDADLVFHEAAEVSVQRSVEQPKRSNEVNVGGTLNVLEAARDADARVVLASSCAIYGVPDSVPLSETERLGPRSPYGVDKAAIDSYAEVYHEQYGLETVALRYFNAYGPRQTAGEYSGVISIFLDQARRGEPITVEGEGDQTRDFIHVSDVVRANLAAATTDAVGESYNVGTGEETSVLTLAETVKRAADSDSDIVHVEGREGDIPRSVADLSKSRESLGYEPTVSLEEGLRTLVDE, from the coding sequence ATGAACACAGCAGATATCGAAGATAAGACGGTCGTCATCACCGGCGGCGCGGGATTCATCGGCAGCCACATCGCCGACGCGCTCGTCTCGGAGAACGACGTCCGCGTGTTGGACGACTGTTCGACCGGGTACCAAGAGAACGTTCCCGAGGGCGCGGAACTCGTCTCCGGGGACGTCCGCGACGAGGACGTCGTCTCGGCCGCTATCGAGGACGCCGACCTGGTGTTCCACGAGGCCGCGGAGGTCAGCGTCCAACGGAGCGTCGAACAGCCGAAGCGGAGCAACGAGGTCAACGTCGGCGGGACGCTGAACGTCCTCGAAGCCGCCAGAGACGCCGACGCGCGGGTCGTCCTCGCGTCGAGTTGCGCCATCTACGGCGTCCCGGACTCTGTGCCGCTCTCGGAGACCGAACGGCTCGGTCCGCGGTCGCCGTACGGCGTCGACAAGGCGGCCATCGATTCCTACGCGGAGGTCTATCACGAACAGTACGGGTTAGAGACGGTCGCCCTCCGCTACTTCAACGCCTACGGCCCGCGGCAGACGGCCGGCGAGTACAGCGGCGTCATCAGCATCTTCCTCGACCAGGCGCGCCGCGGCGAACCCATCACCGTCGAGGGCGAGGGCGACCAGACGCGCGACTTCATCCACGTCAGCGACGTGGTGCGCGCGAACCTCGCGGCGGCCACCACCGACGCCGTCGGCGAGTCGTACAACGTCGGCACCGGCGAGGAGACGAGCGTTCTCACGCTCGCGGAGACGGTCAAGCGCGCCGCAGACAGCGACAGCGACATCGTCCACGTCGAGGGGCGCGAGGGTGACATCCCGCGGAGCGTCGCCGACCTCTCGAAGTCCCGCGAGTCGCTCGGGTACGAACCCACCGTCTCGCTCGAAGAAGGGCTTCGGACGCTCGTCGACGAGTAG
- a CDS encoding glycosyltransferase family 2 protein, with protein sequence MDVSSRLGPEMRERVSRCVVVNDDVAADTSVVVVTYRTAAEVFEPVLEALDDQTTSEYEIVVVSNGTDANVESAVRESEHVHLFVELDRNYGVTVGRNLGAKLARGDLLVFLDDDGVPERDFVAAHRRAHRERDIVAARGRVLPKHDTVYTRIQSHYDLGDDPFPYFINVEGNTSFDRETYLDAGGYDENLADRAGHEGIELTHRLIQDGIRRDQIIYYPDAVIYHDYANSFVEYIRKRTGRNPNLEYLFEHRPEIFEFAASYDPPVTSPELCTRDKVKFLALSGVRRVVDFVM encoded by the coding sequence ATGGACGTCTCATCGCGGCTCGGACCCGAGATGCGCGAGCGCGTCTCCCGGTGCGTGGTCGTCAACGACGACGTCGCCGCCGACACCTCCGTCGTCGTCGTCACCTACCGGACGGCCGCGGAGGTGTTCGAACCGGTGTTGGAGGCGCTCGACGACCAGACGACCTCGGAGTACGAAATCGTCGTCGTCTCCAACGGCACCGACGCGAACGTCGAATCGGCCGTCAGGGAGTCCGAGCACGTCCATCTGTTCGTCGAACTCGACCGCAACTACGGCGTGACGGTCGGCCGGAACCTCGGCGCGAAACTCGCTCGCGGCGACCTCCTCGTGTTTCTCGACGACGACGGCGTCCCCGAACGGGACTTCGTGGCGGCCCACCGGCGCGCCCACCGGGAACGCGACATCGTCGCGGCGCGCGGCCGCGTCCTCCCGAAGCACGACACAGTGTACACGCGAATCCAGAGCCACTACGACCTCGGCGACGACCCGTTTCCCTACTTCATCAACGTCGAGGGGAACACGTCGTTCGACCGGGAGACGTACCTCGACGCCGGCGGCTACGACGAGAACCTCGCCGACCGCGCGGGTCACGAGGGAATCGAACTGACCCACCGGCTGATACAGGACGGGATTCGGCGCGACCAGATTATCTACTACCCGGACGCCGTCATCTATCACGACTACGCGAACTCCTTCGTCGAGTACATCCGCAAGCGGACCGGCCGCAACCCGAACTTGGAGTACCTCTTCGAGCACCGCCCGGAGATATTCGAGTTCGCCGCCTCCTACGACCCGCCGGTCACCTCCCCCGAACTCTGCACGCGGGACAAGGTGAAGTTCCTCGCGCTGAGCGGCGTCCGCCGCGTGGTCGACTTCGTGATGTAG
- a CDS encoding glycosyltransferase family 2 protein, whose translation MSGDDTPLVSVVVPAYGRPEYLPAAVRSVVEQTYDAVEILVVDDCSPDPIEPTLTEFVEDPAVDLTVVRHPVNRGANAARNTGIEESGGEFVAFLDDDDYWRPEKLERFVDAFERAGPDVGVVYGGVDVVDGDGETVRSVRPSRRGDVTRALLRGENVVGGFSNPVVRRSAVEAAGRTDTRFPSWQDREWYLRLSTHCEFEYVDEQLTVRRMASHGQISDDFERKRDVSFPLFVHKHRSTAAEYGMERRFVAERSRAVAAAAIRTGHFRSAYPFLLRSLFYYPFDWKTYAFLALALAGPSTLERVRRVRRRIGV comes from the coding sequence ATGAGCGGGGACGATACGCCCCTCGTCAGCGTCGTGGTTCCGGCGTACGGCCGTCCGGAGTACCTGCCCGCGGCCGTCCGGAGCGTCGTCGAACAGACGTACGACGCCGTCGAGATTCTGGTCGTCGACGACTGCTCGCCCGACCCCATCGAACCGACGCTGACCGAGTTCGTCGAGGACCCCGCAGTGGACCTCACGGTCGTCCGCCACCCCGTGAACCGGGGGGCCAACGCCGCCCGGAACACGGGAATCGAGGAGTCCGGCGGCGAGTTCGTCGCCTTCCTCGATGACGACGACTACTGGCGCCCCGAGAAACTCGAACGGTTCGTCGACGCCTTCGAACGGGCCGGCCCGGACGTCGGCGTCGTCTACGGCGGCGTCGACGTGGTGGACGGCGACGGCGAGACGGTGCGCTCGGTCCGCCCCTCGCGCCGCGGCGACGTGACCCGGGCGCTGCTCCGAGGGGAGAACGTCGTCGGCGGGTTCTCGAACCCCGTCGTCCGCCGGTCGGCCGTCGAGGCTGCGGGCCGCACCGACACGCGCTTTCCGAGTTGGCAGGACCGCGAGTGGTATCTCCGCCTGTCGACGCACTGCGAGTTCGAGTACGTCGACGAGCAGTTGACGGTTCGCCGGATGGCCTCTCACGGACAGATCAGCGACGACTTCGAACGCAAGCGCGACGTGTCGTTCCCGCTGTTCGTCCACAAGCACCGCTCGACGGCCGCGGAGTACGGGATGGAGCGCAGATTCGTCGCCGAGCGGTCCCGCGCGGTGGCCGCGGCGGCGATTCGGACGGGTCACTTTCGGTCGGCGTACCCGTTCCTCCTGCGGTCGCTGTTCTACTACCCGTTCGACTGGAAGACGTACGCGTTTCTCGCACTGGCGCTGGCCGGGCCATCGACGCTCGAACGCGTCAGACGCGTTCGGCGACGTATCGGCGTCTGA
- a CDS encoding Gfo/Idh/MocA family oxidoreductase, with protein MTGIDVGVIGVGSMGQNHARIYAQMWEANLIGVADADVERASEIASDLGTEAFTTEELLAQVDAVSIVVPTQFHASVAKQCIDAGVNILVEKPFVTDHEEGRAIIERANEAGVKVQVGHVEQFNPAVTELARITEDFDPIAIHARRLGPPSDDARSLDGVVHDLMIHDIDVVRSLVPGRAVRVNAMGTPDRQYTNAQMSFDNGTIVNLTASRVTQQKTRDLTITAEDCYIKLDYIDQSVEIHRQSRPEYMNDDGNLRYRHEGIIEKPFVNTGEPLRLELESFVDSIIEDRTPRVTAEDGLRAVELADRIKECAENSEYGTDVSDRPMPHGMN; from the coding sequence ATGACCGGCATCGACGTCGGCGTCATCGGCGTCGGGTCGATGGGACAGAACCACGCGCGCATCTACGCGCAGATGTGGGAGGCGAACCTCATCGGCGTCGCCGACGCGGACGTCGAACGGGCGAGCGAGATCGCTTCCGACCTCGGAACGGAGGCGTTCACGACCGAGGAACTGCTCGCGCAGGTCGACGCCGTCTCCATCGTCGTCCCCACGCAGTTCCACGCGTCCGTCGCCAAGCAGTGCATCGACGCCGGCGTCAACATCCTCGTCGAAAAGCCGTTCGTCACCGACCACGAGGAGGGCCGCGCGATCATCGAACGGGCGAACGAGGCCGGCGTCAAGGTGCAGGTCGGACACGTCGAGCAGTTCAACCCCGCCGTGACCGAGTTGGCTCGTATCACCGAGGACTTCGACCCCATCGCCATCCACGCGCGCCGCCTCGGTCCGCCGAGCGACGACGCGCGTTCGCTCGACGGCGTGGTCCACGACCTGATGATACACGACATCGACGTGGTCCGGTCGCTGGTTCCCGGGCGGGCGGTGCGCGTCAACGCGATGGGCACCCCCGACCGCCAGTACACCAACGCCCAGATGTCGTTCGACAACGGCACCATCGTGAACCTCACCGCCAGCCGCGTCACCCAGCAGAAGACGCGTGACCTGACTATCACGGCGGAAGACTGCTACATCAAACTGGACTACATCGACCAGTCGGTCGAGATTCACCGACAGTCCCGGCCGGAGTACATGAACGACGACGGCAACCTCCGCTACCGCCACGAGGGCATCATCGAGAAACCGTTCGTCAACACGGGCGAACCGCTTCGACTCGAACTGGAGTCGTTCGTCGACAGCATCATCGAGGACCGGACGCCGCGCGTCACGGCCGAGGACGGCCTCCGGGCGGTCGAACTCGCCGACCGCATCAAGGAGTGCGCCGAGAACTCGGAGTACGGCACCGACGTCAGCGACCGGCCGATGCCGCACGGGATGAACTGA
- a CDS encoding DegT/DnrJ/EryC1/StrS family aminotransferase, which yields MIHIANPTLGTEEKDRVTEVIDSGMVAEGDVVHEFESEFASYCGADTGLATTNGTTALHAALVGLGIGEGDTVLTTPFSFIATANTPRLAGADVDFVDIDPETYNIDPDTLESRLRAGEDVDAVIAVHLYGLPADVGRLRELADEYDFKLLEDAAQAHGAKYEGTRVGTFGDAACFSFYPTKNMTTGEGGMILTDDEDVAERTRRFIDHGRTEGYEHASVGHNFRMTNIAAAIGLAQMERLPGFTEARRRNAARLTDELADVPGVTPPTEPEGYEHVYHQYTVRVDDRDGLQEHLSDAGVGTGVYYPVPIHKQPAYDDVGGSYPEAEAAAEEVLSLPVHPALEDDDIDDIVAAMTRSVVR from the coding sequence ATGATACACATCGCAAACCCGACGCTCGGTACGGAAGAGAAAGATCGCGTAACGGAAGTCATCGACTCGGGAATGGTGGCGGAAGGCGACGTCGTCCACGAGTTCGAGTCCGAGTTCGCGTCGTACTGCGGCGCCGACACCGGCCTCGCGACGACGAACGGAACGACGGCGCTGCACGCGGCGCTCGTCGGTCTCGGAATCGGCGAGGGCGACACGGTGCTCACGACGCCGTTCTCGTTCATCGCGACGGCGAACACCCCCCGACTCGCGGGGGCCGACGTCGACTTCGTCGACATCGACCCCGAAACGTACAACATCGACCCCGACACCCTCGAATCCCGCCTCCGCGCGGGCGAGGACGTCGACGCCGTCATCGCCGTCCACCTCTACGGTCTGCCGGCGGACGTCGGCCGACTCCGCGAACTGGCCGACGAATACGACTTCAAACTCCTCGAGGACGCCGCGCAGGCGCACGGCGCAAAGTACGAGGGGACGCGCGTCGGCACGTTCGGCGACGCGGCGTGTTTCTCGTTTTACCCGACGAAGAACATGACCACCGGCGAGGGCGGTATGATCCTCACCGACGACGAGGACGTGGCCGAACGAACCCGACGGTTCATCGACCACGGCCGCACCGAGGGCTACGAACACGCCTCCGTCGGCCACAACTTCCGAATGACGAACATCGCGGCCGCCATCGGCCTCGCGCAGATGGAACGCCTCCCCGGATTCACCGAGGCCCGGCGGCGGAATGCGGCACGCCTGACCGACGAACTCGCGGACGTCCCCGGCGTGACCCCGCCGACCGAACCCGAGGGCTACGAACACGTCTACCACCAGTACACGGTTCGCGTCGACGACCGCGACGGCCTGCAGGAACATCTCTCCGACGCCGGCGTCGGAACGGGCGTCTACTACCCCGTCCCCATCCACAAGCAACCGGCGTACGACGACGTCGGCGGTTCCTACCCCGAGGCCGAAGCGGCCGCCGAGGAAGTACTGTCGCTGCCGGTGCATCCCGCCCTGGAGGACGACGACATCGACGACATCGTCGCGGCGATGACAAGGTCGGTGGTCCGATGA
- a CDS encoding acyltransferase, whose product MSDTNDDTGSISPDADVGHGEGADPVLGDEAVVRAGTVIYHDVVVGDRFQTGHDALIREETEIGDDVLVGTHTVIDGRSTIGSGVSLQTRVYVPSNTTIGDDVFIGPGAVLTNDPHPIRRDDELVGPTIEDHASIGANATVLPGVTVGRGAFVAAGAVVTKDVPPETLAVGCPAQHEELPEKLRGENKIR is encoded by the coding sequence ATGAGCGATACGAACGACGATACAGGTTCGATTTCCCCGGACGCCGACGTGGGCCACGGAGAGGGTGCCGACCCCGTGTTGGGGGACGAAGCGGTCGTCCGCGCGGGTACGGTCATCTACCACGACGTGGTCGTCGGCGACCGGTTCCAGACGGGCCACGACGCCCTCATCCGCGAGGAGACCGAAATCGGCGACGACGTCCTCGTCGGAACGCACACCGTCATCGACGGCCGCTCGACTATCGGGTCCGGCGTCAGCCTCCAGACGCGCGTCTACGTTCCCTCCAACACGACCATCGGCGACGACGTGTTCATCGGCCCGGGCGCGGTGTTGACGAACGACCCGCACCCGATACGGCGCGACGACGAGTTGGTCGGACCGACCATCGAAGACCACGCGTCCATCGGCGCGAACGCGACTGTCCTGCCCGGCGTCACCGTCGGCCGAGGTGCGTTCGTCGCCGCCGGAGCCGTTGTTACCAAGGACGTGCCGCCCGAAACGTTGGCCGTGGGGTGTCCGGCGCAACACGAGGAACTCCCGGAGAAACTGCGCGGCGAGAACAAGATCCGGTAA
- a CDS encoding TrmB family transcriptional regulator produces the protein MPTQSETAELLEWFGLSSYEASVFVALQRLGRGTAKEIANLSGVPRSQIYGAADSLQEQGLVEVQQSNPRTYRPIAVDEAIDQLKQRYERRTADAEQQLKQIRNERRSREEEQKEDVWTVSGAAAVTSRIAKIVSDTEEQLVVGIDEDSPLFEQLETQLAEKSEQGVEIIVVTESETVAERFEPFASVVRHRKGVGADVPRPQHVLIADDETILLGVQANEEETAIWSSGTNFAKVLIQLARSGMDQPS, from the coding sequence ATGCCAACTCAGTCTGAAACAGCAGAGCTGCTCGAGTGGTTCGGACTCTCGAGCTACGAGGCGAGCGTGTTCGTCGCGCTTCAGCGCCTCGGCCGCGGCACCGCAAAGGAGATAGCCAACCTCTCGGGCGTTCCGCGCTCGCAGATATACGGCGCCGCGGACTCCCTGCAGGAGCAGGGGCTGGTCGAGGTCCAGCAGTCGAACCCGCGGACGTACCGCCCAATCGCGGTCGATGAGGCCATCGACCAACTGAAACAGCGGTACGAACGGCGCACCGCCGACGCCGAACAGCAACTGAAGCAGATCCGAAACGAGCGACGGAGCCGCGAAGAAGAGCAGAAAGAGGACGTCTGGACCGTCAGCGGCGCCGCGGCGGTCACCTCGCGCATCGCCAAAATCGTCTCCGACACCGAGGAGCAACTCGTCGTCGGTATCGACGAGGACTCCCCGCTCTTCGAGCAGTTGGAGACGCAACTCGCGGAGAAGAGCGAGCAGGGCGTCGAAATCATCGTCGTCACCGAGAGCGAGACGGTGGCCGAGCGGTTCGAACCGTTCGCGAGCGTCGTCAGACACCGCAAGGGGGTGGGCGCCGACGTCCCGAGGCCCCAGCACGTCCTCATCGCGGACGACGAGACGATTCTGCTCGGCGTGCAGGCGAACGAGGAGGAGACGGCCATCTGGAGTTCGGGCACCAACTTCGCCAAGGTGCTCATCCAACTCGCCCGGAGCGGGATGGACCAACCCTCGTAG